One genomic window of Onychostoma macrolepis isolate SWU-2019 chromosome 25, ASM1243209v1, whole genome shotgun sequence includes the following:
- the LOC131534911 gene encoding major histocompatibility complex class I-related gene protein-like isoform X2: protein MSSLKTVILKLLLVCVFLVPPCCVHRDSVVQSPCRKHIKQEVISCPLQTLMTVCQGFNVYQTLVVCELLEPDKSGKMIIKDAAGGCTTDEMCYFNDMFTYTVTVNITQELIKPHLEEFKQEFATFFYPVCMTTLKNYLKIRRGQVNKRITPHIRLIQKENTDSEGSRLSCLATGFYPRHINLTLFRDEQPVADHEITGGDLLPNDDGTYQMRKSLEISAADKHKYTCSVTHLSLDNKLEVTLENDPSRFHICAAVLVFVCAICVILAAMWM from the exons atgtcctcattaaagactgttattttgaagttactcctcgtctgcgtgttcctcgttcctccctgctgtgtgcaccgtgacagtgTGGTCCAATCTCCATGCAGAAAACACATAAAACAGGAAGTTATATCATGCCCCCTGCAGACCCTCATGACTGTGTGTCAAG GTTTTAATGTTTATCAGACACTGGTTGTCTGTGAGCTGCTGGAACCTGACAAGTCTGGAAAGATGATTATCAAAGATGCTGCTGGAGGCTGCACCACAGATGAAATGTGTTACTTTAATGACATGTTTACTTACACTGTGACTGTAAATATTACACAAGAACTGATCAAACCTCACCTGGAAGAATTCAAGCAGGAATTTGCAACGTTCTTTTATCCAGTTTGCATGACAACTCTCAAGAATTACCTTAAAATAAGAAGAGGTCAAGTGAACAAGAGGA taacGCCCCATATCAGGCTCATCCAGAAAGAAAACACAGATTCCGAAGGGTCTCGTTTGAGTTGTTTGGCAACAGGATTTTACCCTCGTCACATCAACCTGACCCTGTTCAGAGACGAGCAGCCTGTAGCTGATCATGAGATCACTGGAGGAGATCTGCTGCCCAATGATGACGGGACGTACCAGATGAGGAAGAGTCTGGAGATCAGTGCTGcagacaaacacaaatacacctGCTCTGTCACACACCTCAGTCTGGACAACAAACTTGAAGTCACTTTGG AAAATGATCCTTCCAGATTTCACATATGCGCTGCTGTCCTGGTCTTTGTATGTGCGATATGTGTGATTTTGGCAGCCATGTGGATGTGA
- the LOC131534727 gene encoding SLA class II histocompatibility antigen, DQ haplotype C beta chain-like isoform X1, producing MNTPCALMCFVLVPVSVSTGCKERERRQRNRKKKKRNRSHTLMGLATYITGEGAFSASVMLDDITVAYYNSETKIYVARGNDTNEDDVLKPNDLRSLSDIVLNFFIKRSYYLRPDNNTESENHVVHQAMGLFEQRDDKPVLITKTAYRSSSIDELRFIDGKFTYQGLSNYTEPEIKPNIELSKLLFKLNYQVCETTLKNYLKKRETQLNRKVKPQVRLIQKAISDSGGSHLSCLATGFYPRHINLTLFRDGQPVADHEITGGDLLPNDDGTYQMRKSLEISAADKHKYTCSATHLSLDNTLDVDLESEKSFKSAILSVLIVLALVLVFGTGAIIYKYRKA from the exons ATGAACACACCCTGTGCTCTTATGTGTTTCGTTTTGGTTCCAGTTTCTGTTTCAACAG GATGTAAGGAAAGAGAACGAAGACAGAGGAatcgaaagaaaaaaaaaagaaacc GTTCTCACACTTTGATGGGGCTTGCAACGTACATTACAGGAGAAGGAGCATTTAGTGCGTCAGTTATGTTGGATGACATTACCGTAGCGTATTATAATTCAGAAACAAAGATCTATGTTGCAAGAGGAAATGATACAAATGAAGATGATGTTTTAAAACCAAATGACCTCAGGTCTTTAAGTGACATtgtgcttaatttttttataaaaagatCATATTACCTGAGACCTGACAACAacacagaaagtgaaa ACCATGTGGTTCATCAGGCGATGGGTCTTTTTGAACAGAGAGATGATAAACCTGTACTGATCACCAAAACTGCTTATAGAAGCTCTTCAATTGATGAGCTGCGTTTTATTGATGGCAAATTCACATATCAGGGGCTTTCAAATTACACTGAACCTGAAATAAAACCCAATATAGAACTGTCCAAGTTactttttaagttaaattaccAAGTCTGTGAAACAACGCTGAAGAATTACCTTAAAAAGAGAGAAACTCAACTAAACAGAAAAG TGAAACCGCAAGTCAGACTCATTCAGAAAGCAATCTCTGATTCTGGAGGGTCTCATTTGAGTTGTTTGGCAACAGGATTTTACCCTCGTCACATCAACCTGACCCTGTTCAGAGACGGGCAGCCTGTAGCTGATCATGAGATCACTGGAGGAGATCTGCTGCCCAATGATGACGGGACGTACCAGATGAGGAAGAGTCTGGAGATCAGTGCTGcagacaaacacaaatacacctGCTCTGCCACACACCTCAGTCTGGACAACACACTGGACGTCGATTTGG AATCCGAAAAGTCATTTAAATCAGCGATTCTGTCAGTGCTGATAGTTTTGGCTCTGGTGTTGGTGTTTGGGACTGGAGCcatcatatataaatacaggAAGGCATGA
- the LOC131534727 gene encoding hereditary hemochromatosis protein homolog isoform X2 translates to MNTPCALMCFVLVPVSVSTGSHTLMGLATYITGEGAFSASVMLDDITVAYYNSETKIYVARGNDTNEDDVLKPNDLRSLSDIVLNFFIKRSYYLRPDNNTESENHVVHQAMGLFEQRDDKPVLITKTAYRSSSIDELRFIDGKFTYQGLSNYTEPEIKPNIELSKLLFKLNYQVCETTLKNYLKKRETQLNRKVKPQVRLIQKAISDSGGSHLSCLATGFYPRHINLTLFRDGQPVADHEITGGDLLPNDDGTYQMRKSLEISAADKHKYTCSATHLSLDNTLDVDLESEKSFKSAILSVLIVLALVLVFGTGAIIYKYRKA, encoded by the exons ATGAACACACCCTGTGCTCTTATGTGTTTCGTTTTGGTTCCAGTTTCTGTTTCAACAG GTTCTCACACTTTGATGGGGCTTGCAACGTACATTACAGGAGAAGGAGCATTTAGTGCGTCAGTTATGTTGGATGACATTACCGTAGCGTATTATAATTCAGAAACAAAGATCTATGTTGCAAGAGGAAATGATACAAATGAAGATGATGTTTTAAAACCAAATGACCTCAGGTCTTTAAGTGACATtgtgcttaatttttttataaaaagatCATATTACCTGAGACCTGACAACAacacagaaagtgaaa ACCATGTGGTTCATCAGGCGATGGGTCTTTTTGAACAGAGAGATGATAAACCTGTACTGATCACCAAAACTGCTTATAGAAGCTCTTCAATTGATGAGCTGCGTTTTATTGATGGCAAATTCACATATCAGGGGCTTTCAAATTACACTGAACCTGAAATAAAACCCAATATAGAACTGTCCAAGTTactttttaagttaaattaccAAGTCTGTGAAACAACGCTGAAGAATTACCTTAAAAAGAGAGAAACTCAACTAAACAGAAAAG TGAAACCGCAAGTCAGACTCATTCAGAAAGCAATCTCTGATTCTGGAGGGTCTCATTTGAGTTGTTTGGCAACAGGATTTTACCCTCGTCACATCAACCTGACCCTGTTCAGAGACGGGCAGCCTGTAGCTGATCATGAGATCACTGGAGGAGATCTGCTGCCCAATGATGACGGGACGTACCAGATGAGGAAGAGTCTGGAGATCAGTGCTGcagacaaacacaaatacacctGCTCTGCCACACACCTCAGTCTGGACAACACACTGGACGTCGATTTGG AATCCGAAAAGTCATTTAAATCAGCGATTCTGTCAGTGCTGATAGTTTTGGCTCTGGTGTTGGTGTTTGGGACTGGAGCcatcatatataaatacaggAAGGCATGA
- the LOC131534727 gene encoding major histocompatibility complex class I-related gene protein-like isoform X3, which translates to MGLATYITGEGAFSASVMLDDITVAYYNSETKIYVARGNDTNEDDVLKPNDLRSLSDIVLNFFIKRSYYLRPDNNTESENHVVHQAMGLFEQRDDKPVLITKTAYRSSSIDELRFIDGKFTYQGLSNYTEPEIKPNIELSKLLFKLNYQVCETTLKNYLKKRETQLNRKVKPQVRLIQKAISDSGGSHLSCLATGFYPRHINLTLFRDGQPVADHEITGGDLLPNDDGTYQMRKSLEISAADKHKYTCSATHLSLDNTLDVDLESEKSFKSAILSVLIVLALVLVFGTGAIIYKYRKA; encoded by the exons ATGGGGCTTGCAACGTACATTACAGGAGAAGGAGCATTTAGTGCGTCAGTTATGTTGGATGACATTACCGTAGCGTATTATAATTCAGAAACAAAGATCTATGTTGCAAGAGGAAATGATACAAATGAAGATGATGTTTTAAAACCAAATGACCTCAGGTCTTTAAGTGACATtgtgcttaatttttttataaaaagatCATATTACCTGAGACCTGACAACAacacagaaagtgaaa ACCATGTGGTTCATCAGGCGATGGGTCTTTTTGAACAGAGAGATGATAAACCTGTACTGATCACCAAAACTGCTTATAGAAGCTCTTCAATTGATGAGCTGCGTTTTATTGATGGCAAATTCACATATCAGGGGCTTTCAAATTACACTGAACCTGAAATAAAACCCAATATAGAACTGTCCAAGTTactttttaagttaaattaccAAGTCTGTGAAACAACGCTGAAGAATTACCTTAAAAAGAGAGAAACTCAACTAAACAGAAAAG TGAAACCGCAAGTCAGACTCATTCAGAAAGCAATCTCTGATTCTGGAGGGTCTCATTTGAGTTGTTTGGCAACAGGATTTTACCCTCGTCACATCAACCTGACCCTGTTCAGAGACGGGCAGCCTGTAGCTGATCATGAGATCACTGGAGGAGATCTGCTGCCCAATGATGACGGGACGTACCAGATGAGGAAGAGTCTGGAGATCAGTGCTGcagacaaacacaaatacacctGCTCTGCCACACACCTCAGTCTGGACAACACACTGGACGTCGATTTGG AATCCGAAAAGTCATTTAAATCAGCGATTCTGTCAGTGCTGATAGTTTTGGCTCTGGTGTTGGTGTTTGGGACTGGAGCcatcatatataaatacaggAAGGCATGA
- the LOC131534911 gene encoding major histocompatibility complex class I-related gene protein-like isoform X1, translated as MCRYIFATHFKTRSIQCKWTGFHVLIFLLVLSLPSASHGFHSLWLLSTYIQGETQFPKFSCTTTLDDITVGYYNSERYIPRGNTTNEDDVIDSDYIKGISDHMYNSFIRRSALFRESFNVYQTLVVCELLEPDKSGKMIIKDAAGGCTTDEMCYFNDMFTYTVTVNITQELIKPHLEEFKQEFATFFYPVCMTTLKNYLKIRRGQVNKRITPHIRLIQKENTDSEGSRLSCLATGFYPRHINLTLFRDEQPVADHEITGGDLLPNDDGTYQMRKSLEISAADKHKYTCSVTHLSLDNKLEVTLENDPSRFHICAAVLVFVCAICVILAAMWM; from the exons ATGTGCAGGTACATTTTTGCAACACATTTTAAGACTAGAAGCATACAGTGCAAATGGACAGGATTTCATGTCCTCATCTTTTTACTTGTACTTTCACTTCCATCTGCGTCACATG GTTTTCACTCTTTGTGGTTACTTTCAACTTATATTCAAGGAGAAACACAGTTCCCAAAATTTAGTTGCACAACAACTCTGGATGACATTACAGTCGGATACTATAATTCAGAGAGGTATATTCCAAGAGGGAATACGACGAATGAGGATGATGTGATTGATTCAGATTACATAAAGGGTATAAGTGACCACATGTATAACTCCTTTATAAGACGATCTGCACTGTTCAGAGAGA GTTTTAATGTTTATCAGACACTGGTTGTCTGTGAGCTGCTGGAACCTGACAAGTCTGGAAAGATGATTATCAAAGATGCTGCTGGAGGCTGCACCACAGATGAAATGTGTTACTTTAATGACATGTTTACTTACACTGTGACTGTAAATATTACACAAGAACTGATCAAACCTCACCTGGAAGAATTCAAGCAGGAATTTGCAACGTTCTTTTATCCAGTTTGCATGACAACTCTCAAGAATTACCTTAAAATAAGAAGAGGTCAAGTGAACAAGAGGA taacGCCCCATATCAGGCTCATCCAGAAAGAAAACACAGATTCCGAAGGGTCTCGTTTGAGTTGTTTGGCAACAGGATTTTACCCTCGTCACATCAACCTGACCCTGTTCAGAGACGAGCAGCCTGTAGCTGATCATGAGATCACTGGAGGAGATCTGCTGCCCAATGATGACGGGACGTACCAGATGAGGAAGAGTCTGGAGATCAGTGCTGcagacaaacacaaatacacctGCTCTGTCACACACCTCAGTCTGGACAACAAACTTGAAGTCACTTTGG AAAATGATCCTTCCAGATTTCACATATGCGCTGCTGTCCTGGTCTTTGTATGTGCGATATGTGTGATTTTGGCAGCCATGTGGATGTGA